Genomic DNA from Acidimicrobiales bacterium:
CTCGTCGTCGCGGCCTTTGTGATCGTCGCCGTCCTCGGCTTCCACGGTTCGCTCGACGGCTGGGGCTTCCTGCTGCCGGCCTGCACCGGGACCATCGTCGCGCTCATCGCCCTGCTCGTGGCGAAGCACTATCGGCTGTACGTCGGGGAGTCGGTGGCGCTGTCGGTCGTGCTGTTCGGCGTCGGAGGCGTCATCGTGACCGGCGGTTCGTATCCAGACTTCTTCGCCGGTTTGATCGGCGGGTGGGCCGACCTGCTGTCGAGCGCACCGCCCGCCACCTTGACCCACGAACTGGCCGTGCTGCCCTACGCCGTCGCATGGTCGGCGATGCTGATCGGCGGCGAGTTGTCGAGACGAGCAGCACAGCCGATGCTTCCCATCATCGGTCCGATCACGGCGATGGTGGCGACGGCGCTGGTGTCGGTCGAGACGCCACGACTCAGCCTGTTCCAGGGCGTGGTCATGGCTGTTGGTGCACTGATGCTCGGCCTCATGCACCTCTGGACCGTGATCGAGCCTTTGGGTGGCGAGGATTCTTCGGGAACGGTCTCACGACGACTGTCCGCCGTCGGGTTGACGGCGTTGCTGGCGGTCGCCGCACCGCTCCTCGGGCCTCGCCTTCCGTTCGCCGGTGCCAACGAACGCTTCGATCTTCGTGACCATCGGGAACGGCCGTGGGATCCGCTGGCCGAGCCCAGCCCGCTGGTCACGGTGAAGGCGTCGCTCAAGGAGGGACGCAGCGATCAACCGGTCTTCTCGGTCACCTCCGACGTTCCACTTACGCGGTGGACGACCGCGGTCCTCGCCAGCTACAACGGCACGGTCTGGTCGGTCGCCGACGAAGGCCCGGGTGCTCCCGCCGAGTTCGAGCCGGTCGATCGCCGATTCCCCTCCGATCCCGACGACCCGGTCGTGGAGGGCGAAGCGGTCGCCTACCGGATCGAGTTCGCCGAACCCACGCTGTGGGTTCCCGTCGCCGGTCGAGTCATCGAGGCAGCAAGTGCGAGCGAACTCCGCTTCAACCGTGCGACGGGCACGGTGGCGGCGCCGCTGCGCGTCGACGCGGGGTCGAGCGTCGAACTGCAGTCGGTACCGCGGACCGAACCCGCACCGCTCGATCTCATGTCAGCCGAGGCTCCGCCGGCCGACGAGGGGGCCACGCTCGATCTCGTGCCGCCGCAGCTGCGAAATCTGGCCGGGGATCTGTTCGAAGGCATCGCTCCGGGCCCGTCCAGAGCGGTGGCGCTTGCGGATCGCTTCACCCAACAGGGCTTCTACGACCATGGCGACGACATCAGGCCCGGCCACAACCTTGCCCGACTCGACGAGTTCCTCGCCGACCCCGACCGGGTCGTCGGGTACACCGAGCAGTACGCCGCGGCGGCTGGTCTCCTCGCTGCTGTCGGTGAAGTGCCAGCCCGGGTGGTCGTCGGCTATCGGATCCCGGCCGACCGGTACGTCGATGGCACGGCGGTGGTCGTCGCCGACGACATCGCTGCCTGGATCGAGATCCGGACCGTCGAGTTCGGTTGGGTGCCGATCGATGTGACCCCCGATCGCGCCCGGGAACCGCAGGACGAGTCATTGGGCGTGACGATCACCGACGTCGCCATCCCCAATCCTCCGCCACCTCCGCCCCCACCGCCCGACGATCAGGTGGTCGCACGTCCCGAGACCGATGAGGACGAACTCGACGAAGAGCCGGCGGCCGACGACCAATCCGGCTTCATCGCGTCGATCCCGACCGCAGCGGTGGTGGCAACAACCGTCGTCAGCGTGCCGATGACGCTCCTCACGCTGTTCGGATCGATCGTCGTCGCCGCCAAGGTTCGGCGCACCAAGCGCCGACGTCGAGGGACGGCCCGACAGCAGGTCGTCGGGGCATGGCAAGAGATGCTCGACGGCTACGCCGAGGCGGGCATTCGCACGACCGCATCGATCACGCCCGACGAGGTCGTTGCCTCGCTGCTGGTCACCGAGCCGAGCGCAGCCGCCGCAGCTGAGGACCTCCGAGCGCTGGCCAATCACCTCGACCGGGCCAACTTCCACCCTCGAAGCCCCGACGACCACACGGCCGACGATGCCTGGCAGCGATGCGCCACCGTCCTCGGCTCGCTCCGACAGACCAGGACGCGCCGCCAACGGCTGGCGATGCGGACCGACCCCCGCCCACTCCTGCGACCACGACCGAACAGGCGATGACGTGACCGACGATGACATGAGCAAGAGCAACGACATGAGCAACAGCGACGATCTCACCATCGACGGCACGAACCTCCGTCAGATCCTCGACTCCCTGCAACCCGGGGCCCTGCTACCGAGAACAAGCCAACCCACGGGAGGGCATCGAGCCGATGAACTCACGATCACGCAGGCACCGCCCACCGGCGGCTGGAC
This window encodes:
- a CDS encoding transglutaminaseTgpA domain-containing protein; translated protein: MRRVPQLLVVAAFVIVAVLGFHGSLDGWGFLLPACTGTIVALIALLVAKHYRLYVGESVALSVVLFGVGGVIVTGGSYPDFFAGLIGGWADLLSSAPPATLTHELAVLPYAVAWSAMLIGGELSRRAAQPMLPIIGPITAMVATALVSVETPRLSLFQGVVMAVGALMLGLMHLWTVIEPLGGEDSSGTVSRRLSAVGLTALLAVAAPLLGPRLPFAGANERFDLRDHRERPWDPLAEPSPLVTVKASLKEGRSDQPVFSVTSDVPLTRWTTAVLASYNGTVWSVADEGPGAPAEFEPVDRRFPSDPDDPVVEGEAVAYRIEFAEPTLWVPVAGRVIEAASASELRFNRATGTVAAPLRVDAGSSVELQSVPRTEPAPLDLMSAEAPPADEGATLDLVPPQLRNLAGDLFEGIAPGPSRAVALADRFTQQGFYDHGDDIRPGHNLARLDEFLADPDRVVGYTEQYAAAAGLLAAVGEVPARVVVGYRIPADRYVDGTAVVVADDIAAWIEIRTVEFGWVPIDVTPDRAREPQDESLGVTITDVAIPNPPPPPPPPPDDQVVARPETDEDELDEEPAADDQSGFIASIPTAAVVATTVVSVPMTLLTLFGSIVVAAKVRRTKRRRRGTARQQVVGAWQEMLDGYAEAGIRTTASITPDEVVASLLVTEPSAAAAAEDLRALANHLDRANFHPRSPDDHTADDAWQRCATVLGSLRQTRTRRQRLAMRTDPRPLLRPRPNRR